The window ttgatatgttAATTGACCATGTAAACAAATCGTTAAACAATCACAAAAAATGAtacttttctttcctttcagCTGTTCTTATAAAATAATACAGATTTCATATCATGCTGTATTACTATTTTCTTTCTTAACCCACTGAGTCGCTTGTTTTCTTGAACTGTGTCCCCTGCTTTTCTTTGTGCCGGAGTTTCTCGCTCTACTGGTACTAGGTTTGTTTGAGGAAGCACTAGAATTTGGTCTGGGGTTGGCTGCCAGATCTCTGTCTTTTTGCTCATTTGCCTCTTCGGTGGGTGCAGTTGAGGGTAATGCAGCAGGTTGTGGAAGATAAATACCTGGCCGCAACACTTCATgcttttttatttcaattaagCCACCCTTCTCTTGCTGGAGTTTCAGAATAGCATcaaatttctttcttcttagtTTTTCCGAGTCCGAGGAAAGAATCTTGTCTTCATTGTTGACTTCAGATCCACTGGAAGTCTGGATTCAAAAGATGAACAAATATCACTCGCTCTACCAGACTACCTCCAATATAAATAACAAAATGTTGTAACTATACCAAAAACAAACACTTCATTCCATTTAGTACTAACCAAGGGCACTAACCAACTGTAATTTGTTTCAGATTTAGCATATCGAGTCTCCTAGTTTATTTGTTCACTTTTAGTAGGCAATACCTTTTACAAACTCTTTTTTGAGACTCTTTTGACAAACCCTTCCTGACGATCTCAAGTCTACGTTCAAATCCAGGTATGAACCCCAGAATTAGGTTACATGTGTGACAGGTTGTTACAAATACATAATACATCACATCGGATGCATAAGGACATCCAACGGAGTTCTATGTTTGGATGCTCAAATACATTCACAACAAGGAGCAAAAAATGACACTTCCCCATTCTTTTGGCTCATGAGGAGTTTCCTTGCCCCAAGTAAGAgaggaaatttttctttttgaaatcaGGAATTCTCATAAAAGCAGCTTTTATAACATTTCAGCAAATCAAAGTATTTTCTCTACCTAGAAATTAGGGAAAAGATATGAGTTggcctaaaaaaaaaaaaagaagatactTTCATAACATACCACAGCATGCTGAGTCTTCACGAAGTCTAGCACGTGCTCAATGTCCTTCGCTAGAAAAGACTTGCGACAAACCGGGCACTTCCCCACATCTTCTTCTGTTGAATCACACATCACCAAGCAAGATAATTAGTGAGCTAGGGAACTAGAAATGTTGGGAAACTATGTCTGCAAAAAAAAGAGCACAGatggataaaaataaaattcTCCCTCGGTTGTCCCCCAAAACCCCCAGCTGTAAACACCATCCATctggaaaatatttaaaaagtagaaacctaaaaataataaaacaaattcaaaaatCTCTTTACCCCGTCCTCAAAGCATGAGGGCTTTTACGGTGAAGCATTAAGATATCAAATTAGTACTCGACAAACTGAGGTTGCAAGCAAAAAGAAACCTTTTGGTATAACCACTGCGAGTGGTATAGGAGCAAAAGATGGAAAAGAAATGGATCGAAATAAGTTGACTCATTGGTAATCTATAAGATGGAGAAACGGACAGGAAAGAAGGAAGGCAGAATCAAATAAAAACCTCATCCTCTCTGCAGAAAGAAGAGACAAGACAGGGGATGCCCTAGCCCCTAGGTTAGTGGATGCAGAGCCTCTTGGACCAAATGATGCAAGTAGCTATTCTAATGAAATAagctatgttgcgcggactctccaaaacagttgccgcacccgtgtcggatctgACATGCACCCATCGATATTTTcagagagtccgagcaacataggaaATAAGTGAAAGTACTATAACATCTTGCAACTAGACCAGGTATGCTGACAGAGTATGTGAATGCACGCATTATTTCAACGGAATCTCATTAGTCAGGTGAGTTGAGCAAAGAAAAATCAAATCCCTTGGCAAAAGTTGACACGACACATGGTTGAGCTCAAGTAACTGGTTTACCCCACAGAATATCTTATGCATTCCGTCAATCCTATTGTCTTTCTTTTGCCttcatttttttttggggggtgggggtggggggtggagGGCAAGGTGAAGGAGTAAAGGGGTCTAACTTTAAAGAGATTTCTTCTAATTCCaacatgtccaaacacaacttttttTATATGCTCAACAATCTTCATATCAATAATTATCTAAGAAAAGGCAATATCTGAGAAATCATCCTAAAGACCTATCTTAATTCCCAATAAAATTAAGGTAACCTTTTCTGAATCTAGTCAGACCAAGAGAAGAAAATGGAAGTGGAGTATGCTATGAAACATTTAAATCTTAACGCATCAGTTTCATTGCGACGGACCATCCTGATCCCTGTTCCTAGAAGACGAAGCAGAACCAGAGTCCGTAGGGGCATCAGATTcttttaatagttgaagccaattCCACCATCTGATGATGCACTCACTGCAGcaataagaaaaataaatgagtaCGAAGTTACAACCATGCATCTTTCAGCCAGtagcaaattaatcaaaataaagGGGTACTACTGACAGAATTTACCAATGAAAGCAATGAAAA of the Nicotiana tabacum cultivar K326 chromosome 7, ASM71507v2, whole genome shotgun sequence genome contains:
- the LOC107775072 gene encoding uncharacterized protein LOC107775072, yielding MAEEVVGEVEAVESVYGDDCLLLQTYPPSFHLHIRPRTADDSSQQFVEAIIGIQAGPKYPDEPPAIRIVDSKGLDEQRHKQLISCLSARACELSSCLMLVALCEEAVEQLSSMNHPDGECPLCLYPLVDEDAGSSAPFMKLMSCFHCFHCECIIRWWNWLQLLKESDAPTDSGSASSSRNRDQDEEDVGKCPVCRKSFLAKDIEHVLDFVKTQHAVTSSGSEVNNEDKILSSDSEKLRRKKFDAILKLQQEKGGLIEIKKHEVLRPGIYLPQPAALPSTAPTEEANEQKDRDLAANPRPNSSASSNKPSTSRARNSGTKKSRGHSSRKQATQWVKKENSNTA